In a single window of the Parafrankia irregularis genome:
- a CDS encoding alpha/beta fold hydrolase: MGSAVGRVETEAAARPAALAELETSAQGPRMSDFALPDTVLVDGTPIRYAVSGSGSRDLVLVHGYRAHHGWWYRMLPALEERWRVIRFDLSGHGDSGHRDRYGVDVWTSDLITVLDAVGSRQALLVGHSMGGRIAAVAGADHPDRFGGIVMFDSMLRPAGSPPPRMASLPPGREIRYPTRDVAAARFRLRPPQPEPSAEVVRPVAEYAVRPSTAAQGWTWKFDQRGLPLIDNDRVTESLARLRNPVWFVRAGRSLIVSDEVAAYARAALPAGTTFVTVPEAHHHLVLDATDECLRLLADLHADLAATVRPWSTG; the protein is encoded by the coding sequence GTGGGGAGCGCAGTGGGCCGGGTCGAGACCGAGGCTGCCGCCAGGCCGGCGGCGCTGGCCGAGTTGGAGACATCCGCGCAGGGACCGCGGATGTCCGACTTCGCGTTGCCGGACACAGTGCTGGTCGATGGCACGCCGATCCGCTACGCGGTGTCCGGGTCGGGAAGCCGCGATCTGGTGCTTGTGCATGGCTACCGGGCACACCACGGGTGGTGGTACCGGATGCTGCCGGCGTTGGAGGAACGCTGGCGGGTGATCCGGTTCGACCTCAGCGGGCACGGCGACAGCGGGCACCGCGACCGCTACGGCGTGGACGTGTGGACGTCCGACCTGATCACGGTGCTCGACGCGGTCGGGTCCCGGCAGGCGTTGTTGGTCGGGCACAGCATGGGCGGCCGGATCGCCGCGGTCGCCGGGGCCGATCATCCGGACCGGTTCGGCGGGATCGTCATGTTCGACTCGATGCTCCGGCCGGCCGGCTCGCCGCCGCCTCGGATGGCGTCGCTTCCGCCCGGCCGCGAGATCCGCTATCCCACCCGGGACGTCGCCGCGGCGCGGTTCCGGCTGCGCCCGCCGCAGCCGGAGCCCTCCGCCGAGGTGGTCCGCCCGGTCGCCGAGTACGCGGTGCGCCCGAGCACGGCCGCCCAGGGCTGGACCTGGAAGTTCGATCAGCGCGGGCTGCCGCTGATCGACAACGACCGGGTGACGGAGAGCCTGGCGCGGCTGCGGAATCCGGTGTGGTTCGTCCGCGCCGGGCGCAGCCTCATCGTCAGCGACGAGGTCGCCGCGTACGCCCGCGCGGCCTTGCCGGCCGGAACGACGTTCGTGACGGTGCCTGAGGCACATCATCACCTCGTCCTCGACGCCACGGACGAATGCCTGCGCCTGCTGGCGGATCTGCACGCTGACCTGGCCGCCACGGTTCGTCCGTGGTCAACCGGCTGA